One Streptomyces hundungensis DNA segment encodes these proteins:
- a CDS encoding multifunctional oxoglutarate decarboxylase/oxoglutarate dehydrogenase thiamine pyrophosphate-binding subunit/dihydrolipoyllysine-residue succinyltransferase subunit: MSSQSPSNSSVSTDQDGQGKNPAAGFGANEWLVDEIYQQYLQDPNSVDRAWWDFFADYKPGATGTADNPVQGAPTAAAAAGAAPAAAAPAAPAAPAQAVPAPAAAATTPAPAKAPAQAAAPAKAPAPAKPAAAAAPAAKPGASTGSTGAAAAAQPAGATEAPAGPEYVTLRGPAAAVAKNMNASLEMPTATSVRAVPVKLLFDNRIVINNHLKRARGGKVSFTHLIGYAMVQAIKAMPSMNYAFVEKDGKPTLVKPEHVNFGLAIDLVKPNGDRQLVVAGIKKAETLNFFEFWQAYEDIVRRARNNKLTMDDFTGVTVSLTNPGGLGTVHSVPRLMPGQSVIMGVGSMDYPAEFQGTSQDTLNKLGISKVMTLTSTYDHRVIQGAASGEFLRIVANLLLGDDGFYDDIFEALRIPYEPVRWLKDIDASHDDDVTKAARVFELIHSYRVRGHVMADTDPLEYRQRKHPDLDITEHGLTLWDLEREFAVGGFAGKTLMKLRDVLGVLRDSYCRTTGIEFMHIQDPKQRKWIQDRVERSHSKPEREEQLRILRRLNAAEAFETFLQTKYVGQKRFSLEGGESVIPLLDAVIDSAAESRLDEVVIGMAHRGRLNVLANIVGKSYAQIFREFEGNLDPKSMHGSGDVKYHLGASGTFTGLDGEQIKVSLVANPSHLEAVDPVLEGVARAKQDVINKGGTDFTVLPVALHGDAAFAGQGVVAETLNMSQLRGYRTGGTVHIVINNQVGFTAAPESSRSSMYATDVARMIEAPIIHVNGDDPEAVVRVARLAFEFRQTFNKDVVIDLICYRRRGHNEGDNPQFTNPQMYNLIDKKRSVRKLYTESLIGRGDITLEEAEQALQDFQGQLEKVFAEVREATSAPGEIHSSDHQAEFPVAVNTAVSQEAVKRIAESQVNIPERITVHPRLMPQMQRRASSVDDGTIDWGMGETLAIGSLLMEGVPVRLSGQDTRRGTFGQRHAVLVDQVTGEDYTPLMYLSEDQARYNVYDSLLSEYAAMGFEYGYSLARPESLVMWEAQFGDFVNGAQTVVDEFISSAEQKWGQTSGVTLLLPHGYEGQGPDHSSARPERFLQMCAQNNMTVAMPTLPSNYFHLLRWQVHNPHHKPLIVFTPKSMLRLKAAASKAEEFTSGGFRPVIGDEHVDANAVRKVVFCAGKVYYDLAAERDKRGAKDTAIIRIERLYPLPGAELQAEIAKFPNAEKYLWAQEEPANQGAWPFIALNLIDHLDLAVGADVPHGERLRRISRPHGSSPAVGSKKRHEQEQEQLVNEVFEA, from the coding sequence GTGTCGTCTCAGTCCCCCAGTAATTCGAGCGTCTCGACCGACCAAGACGGGCAGGGCAAGAACCCTGCGGCCGGCTTTGGTGCCAATGAGTGGCTCGTCGACGAGATCTATCAGCAGTACCTCCAGGACCCCAATTCGGTCGACCGTGCCTGGTGGGACTTCTTCGCCGACTACAAGCCGGGAGCCACCGGCACGGCGGACAACCCTGTTCAGGGTGCTCCCACCGCAGCCGCAGCCGCGGGGGCTGCGCCTGCCGCCGCCGCTCCGGCCGCGCCCGCCGCCCCGGCCCAGGCCGTCCCGGCCCCCGCCGCCGCGGCCACCACCCCGGCACCGGCCAAGGCTCCGGCCCAGGCCGCCGCCCCGGCGAAGGCCCCGGCTCCGGCGAAGCCCGCGGCCGCCGCCGCTCCCGCCGCAAAGCCCGGTGCGAGCACCGGCTCCACCGGAGCGGCTGCCGCCGCGCAGCCCGCTGGGGCGACCGAGGCTCCGGCCGGCCCGGAGTACGTGACGCTGCGCGGCCCCGCCGCCGCGGTCGCCAAGAACATGAACGCCTCGCTGGAGATGCCCACGGCCACGTCCGTGCGCGCCGTCCCGGTGAAGCTCCTGTTCGACAACCGCATCGTCATCAACAACCACCTCAAGCGCGCCCGGGGCGGGAAGGTCTCCTTCACCCACCTCATCGGGTACGCGATGGTGCAGGCGATCAAGGCCATGCCGTCGATGAACTACGCGTTCGTCGAGAAGGACGGCAAGCCGACCCTGGTCAAGCCGGAGCACGTCAACTTCGGCCTCGCCATCGACCTGGTGAAGCCCAACGGCGACCGCCAGCTCGTCGTCGCCGGCATCAAGAAGGCCGAGACGCTCAACTTCTTCGAGTTCTGGCAGGCGTACGAGGACATCGTGCGCCGGGCCCGGAACAACAAGCTGACGATGGACGACTTCACGGGCGTCACCGTCTCGCTGACCAACCCCGGCGGCCTCGGCACCGTCCACTCCGTGCCGCGTCTGATGCCCGGTCAGTCGGTCATCATGGGCGTCGGCTCGATGGACTACCCGGCCGAGTTCCAGGGCACCTCGCAGGACACCCTGAACAAGCTGGGCATCTCGAAGGTGATGACCCTCACCTCGACGTACGACCACCGCGTCATCCAGGGCGCCGCGTCGGGCGAGTTCCTGCGCATCGTGGCCAACCTGCTCCTCGGTGACGACGGCTTCTACGACGACATCTTCGAGGCGCTGCGCATCCCCTACGAGCCGGTCCGCTGGCTCAAGGACATCGACGCCTCGCACGACGACGACGTCACCAAGGCCGCCCGCGTCTTCGAGCTGATCCACTCCTACCGGGTCCGCGGCCACGTCATGGCCGACACCGACCCGCTGGAGTACCGCCAGCGCAAGCACCCCGACCTGGACATCACCGAGCACGGCCTCACCCTGTGGGACCTGGAGCGGGAGTTCGCGGTCGGCGGCTTCGCCGGCAAGACCCTGATGAAGCTGCGCGACGTCCTCGGCGTGCTGCGCGACTCGTACTGCCGCACCACCGGCATCGAGTTCATGCACATCCAGGACCCCAAGCAGCGCAAGTGGATCCAGGACCGCGTCGAGCGCTCGCACTCCAAGCCGGAGCGCGAGGAGCAGCTGCGCATCCTGCGCCGCCTCAACGCCGCGGAGGCGTTCGAGACGTTCCTCCAGACCAAGTACGTCGGCCAGAAGCGCTTCTCGCTCGAGGGCGGCGAGTCGGTCATCCCGCTGCTCGACGCGGTCATCGACAGCGCCGCCGAGTCGCGTCTGGACGAGGTCGTCATCGGCATGGCCCACCGCGGCCGCCTGAACGTGCTCGCCAACATCGTCGGCAAGTCGTACGCGCAGATCTTCCGCGAGTTCGAGGGCAACCTCGACCCGAAGTCGATGCACGGCTCCGGCGACGTGAAGTACCACCTGGGCGCGTCGGGCACCTTCACCGGTCTGGACGGCGAGCAGATCAAGGTCTCGCTCGTCGCCAACCCCTCGCACCTGGAGGCGGTCGACCCGGTCCTGGAGGGTGTCGCCCGCGCCAAGCAGGACGTCATCAACAAGGGCGGCACGGACTTCACCGTCCTGCCGGTCGCCCTGCACGGTGACGCGGCCTTCGCGGGACAGGGTGTCGTCGCCGAGACCCTCAACATGTCGCAGCTGCGCGGCTACCGCACCGGTGGCACGGTGCACATCGTCATCAACAACCAGGTCGGCTTCACCGCCGCCCCGGAGTCGTCGCGCTCCTCCATGTACGCCACCGACGTGGCCCGCATGATCGAGGCGCCGATCATCCACGTGAACGGTGACGACCCGGAGGCCGTGGTCCGCGTCGCGCGGCTCGCCTTCGAGTTCCGCCAGACGTTCAACAAGGACGTCGTGATCGACCTCATCTGCTACCGCCGCCGCGGTCACAACGAGGGCGACAACCCGCAGTTCACCAACCCGCAGATGTACAACCTGATCGACAAGAAGCGCTCGGTGCGCAAGCTGTACACCGAGTCGCTCATCGGTCGCGGCGACATCACCCTGGAAGAGGCCGAGCAGGCGCTCCAGGACTTCCAGGGCCAGCTGGAGAAGGTGTTCGCGGAGGTCCGCGAGGCCACCTCGGCGCCGGGCGAGATCCACTCGTCCGACCACCAGGCGGAGTTCCCGGTCGCGGTCAACACGGCGGTCTCCCAGGAGGCCGTGAAGCGCATCGCCGAGTCGCAGGTGAACATCCCGGAGCGGATCACCGTTCACCCGCGTCTGATGCCGCAGATGCAGCGCCGCGCCTCCTCCGTCGACGACGGCACGATCGACTGGGGCATGGGCGAGACCCTGGCCATCGGTTCGCTGCTCATGGAGGGCGTCCCGGTCCGGCTCTCCGGCCAGGACACCCGCCGCGGCACCTTCGGCCAGCGCCACGCGGTCCTGGTCGACCAGGTGACGGGCGAGGACTACACCCCGCTGATGTACCTGTCCGAGGACCAGGCGCGGTACAACGTCTACGACTCGCTGCTCTCCGAGTACGCGGCGATGGGCTTCGAGTACGGCTACTCGCTGGCCCGTCCCGAGTCCCTGGTGATGTGGGAGGCGCAGTTCGGCGACTTCGTCAACGGCGCCCAGACGGTCGTGGACGAGTTCATCTCCTCGGCCGAGCAGAAGTGGGGCCAGACCTCCGGCGTCACCCTGCTGCTCCCGCACGGCTACGAGGGCCAGGGCCCGGACCACTCGTCCGCCCGCCCGGAGCGCTTCCTCCAGATGTGCGCGCAGAACAACATGACGGTCGCCATGCCGACGCTGCCGTCGAACTACTTCCACCTGCTGCGCTGGCAGGTCCACAACCCGCACCACAAGCCGCTCATCGTCTTCACCCCGAAGTCGATGCTGCGTCTGAAGGCGGCGGCGTCGAAGGCCGAGGAGTTCACCAGCGGAGGCTTCCGCCCGGTGATCGGCGACGAGCACGTGGACGCGAACGCGGTCCGCAAGGTCGTCTTCTGCGCGGGCAAGGTCTACTACGACCTGGCCGCGGAGCGCGACAAGCGCGGCGCGAAGGACACGGCGATCATCCGCATCGAGCGCCTGTACCCGCTGCCGGGTGCCGAGCTCCAGGCGGAGATCGCCAAGTTCCCGAACGCCGAGAAGTACCTGTGGGCCCAGGAGGAGCCGGCGAACCAGGGTGCCTGGCCGTTCATCGCGCTCAACCTGATCGACCACCTGGACCTGGCCGTCGGCGCGGACGTGCCGCACGGCGAGCGCCTGCGCCGCATCTCGCGCCCGCACGGCTCGTCCCCGGCGGTGGGCTCGAAGAAGCGTCACGAGCAGGAGCAGGAGCAGCTGGTGAACGAGGTCTTCGAGGCGTAA
- a CDS encoding DUF6191 domain-containing protein, whose protein sequence is MFGGLDELFAPARRHTEEERRRQEITLDEVGDSDPGRGPIDLAGGSVVIRVPPPPQHPDRDADDSDG, encoded by the coding sequence ATGTTCGGTGGGCTCGACGAGCTCTTCGCGCCCGCGCGGCGGCACACGGAAGAGGAGCGCCGGCGTCAGGAGATCACCCTCGACGAGGTCGGCGACTCCGACCCCGGGCGCGGCCCCATAGACCTGGCCGGCGGCAGTGTCGTCATACGCGTGCCCCCGCCGCCCCAGCACCCCGACAGAGACGCCGACGACAGCGACGGCTGA
- a CDS encoding DUF6104 family protein — translation MYFTDRGIEELEKRRGEEEVTFEWLAEQLRTFVDLNPDFEVPVERLATWLARLDDEDDDEE, via the coding sequence GTGTACTTCACCGACCGCGGCATCGAGGAACTGGAGAAGCGGCGCGGCGAGGAGGAGGTCACCTTCGAGTGGCTCGCCGAGCAGCTGCGTACCTTCGTCGACCTCAACCCGGACTTCGAGGTGCCGGTCGAGCGGCTCGCCACGTGGCTGGCGCGGCTCGATGACGAGGACGACGACGAGGAGTGA